The following are encoded together in the Kribbella voronezhensis genome:
- a CDS encoding ATP-binding protein yields MTSAPVELPRNVGELRAAGYLPRSIKTEIRDNLLTELRAGRDPWPGIVGFSRTVIPQLERALLAGHDVVLLGERGQGKTRLLRTLVGLLDEWTPVIEGAELPEHPLDPITPASQRRAAELGDELPVAWLHRSLRYAEKLATPDTSVGDLIGDVDPVKVAEGRSLGDPETIHFGLVPRAHRGIVAINELPDLAERIQVALLNVMEERDIQVRGYTLRLPLDVLLVATANPEDYTNRGRIITPLKDRFGAEVRTHYPLDIDAEVDVVRQESHLTAEVGEPLLEVLARFVRHLRESNAIDQRSGVSARFAVAAAETVAAAALRRSAITGEEPAVARPVDLEAVPAVLRGKLEFEPGEEGRETELLEYLLRRSVADTARERFAGLDLTPLANAVADGNLVTTGERIPGRDVLAALPELPVLHDVAARAGVEPDDSPGRIAAAVELALEALYLSKRLAKDADDDTTVYGV; encoded by the coding sequence GTGACTAGTGCACCTGTTGAGCTGCCCCGGAATGTTGGCGAGCTTCGGGCCGCCGGCTATCTTCCCCGTTCGATCAAGACTGAGATCCGCGACAATCTGCTGACCGAGTTGCGCGCCGGGCGCGACCCTTGGCCGGGGATCGTCGGGTTCTCCCGGACTGTCATCCCTCAGTTGGAACGTGCCCTGCTGGCCGGGCACGACGTAGTACTGCTCGGTGAGCGTGGTCAGGGCAAGACGCGTCTGCTCCGCACACTGGTCGGGTTGCTGGACGAATGGACCCCGGTGATCGAGGGAGCGGAGCTGCCCGAGCACCCGCTCGACCCGATCACCCCGGCCTCGCAGCGGCGAGCAGCTGAACTCGGTGATGAGCTGCCCGTCGCGTGGCTGCACCGCAGCCTGCGGTACGCCGAGAAGCTCGCCACTCCGGATACCTCGGTCGGTGACCTGATCGGTGACGTCGACCCCGTCAAGGTCGCCGAGGGCCGCAGTCTCGGCGACCCCGAAACCATCCACTTCGGCCTGGTCCCGCGGGCGCACCGCGGGATCGTCGCCATCAACGAGTTGCCCGACCTCGCCGAACGGATCCAGGTCGCGCTGCTGAACGTGATGGAGGAGCGCGACATCCAGGTCCGTGGGTACACCCTGCGCCTGCCGCTCGACGTCCTGCTGGTGGCGACCGCCAACCCCGAGGACTACACGAACCGCGGTCGCATCATCACCCCGCTGAAGGACCGCTTCGGCGCGGAGGTGCGGACCCACTACCCGCTCGACATCGACGCCGAGGTCGACGTCGTACGGCAGGAGAGCCACCTGACCGCGGAGGTCGGGGAGCCGTTGCTGGAGGTGCTTGCGCGCTTCGTCCGGCACCTGCGGGAGTCGAATGCGATCGACCAGCGCTCGGGTGTCTCGGCCCGGTTCGCGGTCGCGGCGGCCGAGACGGTGGCTGCTGCTGCGCTGAGGCGCAGCGCGATCACCGGCGAGGAGCCGGCGGTGGCGCGACCGGTCGACCTCGAAGCGGTTCCCGCCGTACTGCGGGGCAAGCTCGAGTTCGAGCCTGGTGAGGAAGGGCGCGAGACCGAGTTGCTCGAGTACCTGCTGCGGAGGTCGGTCGCCGACACGGCCCGGGAGCGGTTCGCCGGGCTCGACCTCACCCCGCTGGCCAATGCCGTTGCCGATGGCAACCTTGTGACGACCGGCGAGCGGATCCCCGGCCGCGACGTACTGGCTGCTCTGCCTGAGCTTCCGGTGTTGCACGACGTCGCTGCCCGGGCCGGAGTGGAGCCGGACGACTCGCCAGGACGGATCGCGGCCGCGGTCGAGCTCGCCCTGGAGGCGCTCTACCTGTCCAAGCGATTGGCCAAGGACGCCGACGACGACACCACCGTCTACGGGGTCTGA
- a CDS encoding serine hydrolase domain-containing protein, giving the protein MPDWTARLSRLATDHAVPGAVLGLWVDGKETITPYGVLNRATGVEVTADSLFQIGSISKSWTTTMIVQLAAEGRLSLDDQVLQLLPEASIDERITVRHLLTHTSGLDGDVFTDTGRGDDCVAKYVALLADVDQLFEPGTAYSYCNAGFVLLGRIIEVLDDRSWDESLHARITTPLDLHSTVTLPEEAILRRAAVGHLADGTPVSTWQLPRSLGPAGLITASASDVLRFARLHLEDPAYAAMREHQVEYPAGSDISHVGLTWRLYDWSGHQLFGHDGSTISQLAYLRIHPEARVAMVLLTNSANGNALFEAVATEVFTQYADVAPPPAPEPVDALLPTDAILGSYERAGIRIDTTREGDRLLLTENATGARLAFAEKPVVEHELHPTTPLDGNHYVYRTAPDQPWTPVTFTPTHLFAWGRVTPRV; this is encoded by the coding sequence ATGCCTGACTGGACCGCGCGCCTGAGCCGACTCGCGACCGACCATGCCGTCCCCGGGGCCGTGCTCGGCCTGTGGGTGGACGGCAAGGAGACGATCACGCCGTACGGCGTACTCAACCGGGCGACCGGCGTCGAGGTGACCGCCGACTCGCTCTTCCAGATCGGCTCGATCAGCAAGTCGTGGACGACGACCATGATCGTCCAACTGGCTGCGGAAGGCCGGCTCTCGCTCGACGACCAGGTGCTCCAGCTGTTGCCTGAGGCATCGATCGACGAGCGGATCACTGTTCGGCACCTGCTGACTCACACCAGTGGGCTCGACGGCGACGTGTTCACCGACACCGGCCGCGGCGACGACTGCGTCGCGAAGTACGTCGCTCTGCTCGCCGACGTGGACCAGCTCTTCGAGCCGGGGACGGCGTACTCGTACTGCAACGCCGGCTTCGTCCTGCTCGGCCGCATCATCGAGGTACTGGACGACCGCAGCTGGGACGAATCGCTGCACGCCCGCATCACCACGCCGCTCGACCTCCACTCGACGGTGACCCTGCCGGAGGAGGCGATCCTGCGCCGCGCCGCCGTCGGGCACCTTGCCGACGGCACCCCGGTCAGCACCTGGCAACTCCCGCGCAGCCTCGGTCCGGCCGGCCTCATCACAGCCAGTGCGAGCGACGTACTGCGCTTCGCCCGGCTGCACCTCGAAGACCCGGCGTACGCCGCTATGAGAGAGCACCAGGTCGAGTACCCGGCCGGCTCGGACATCAGTCACGTCGGCCTCACCTGGCGACTCTACGATTGGTCGGGCCACCAGCTCTTCGGTCACGACGGCTCCACCATTTCGCAACTCGCCTATCTCCGGATCCACCCGGAGGCCCGTGTCGCGATGGTGCTGCTGACCAACTCCGCCAACGGAAACGCCCTGTTCGAGGCGGTCGCCACCGAGGTCTTCACGCAGTACGCCGACGTCGCGCCCCCGCCGGCTCCCGAACCGGTCGACGCTCTGCTGCCGACCGACGCCATCCTCGGCAGCTACGAACGAGCCGGCATCCGAATCGACACCACCCGCGAAGGCGATCGTCTCCTCCTCACCGAAAACGCCACCGGCGCCCGCCTGGCCTTCGCCGAAAAGCCGGTCGTCGAACACGAACTCCACCCGACAACACCCCTCGACGGCAACCACTACGTCTACCGCACCGCCCCTGACCAACCCTGGACCCCGGTCACCTTCACCCCCACCCACCTCTTCGCCTGGGGCCGAGTAACCCCGCGCGTCTAG
- a CDS encoding Clp protease N-terminal domain-containing protein codes for MTPGPDLQQLIDTIRQDAGTDDVLVQLATASSTINDLTSTSDAALGYFVDRARGAGKSWVEISTVLGVSKQAAHKRFADSWAASPDFSRFTNRCRAVLEAAGVAAHGLNHSFIGTEHLLLGMYSEPASIATKVLLAHDITEEKVAAAIEPLSPAREPEAADQTDTALNEGPPFTRRAAHVLQDAVSEALALGHNYVGTEHLLLAFYRGQAAIATKVLEQLGLDEATAWSDIRAQLKELGK; via the coding sequence ATGACTCCAGGACCCGATCTGCAGCAACTCATCGACACGATCCGCCAAGACGCCGGGACCGACGACGTCCTCGTCCAGCTCGCCACCGCGTCGAGCACGATCAACGACCTGACCAGTACCAGCGACGCCGCCCTCGGCTACTTCGTCGACCGCGCTCGGGGCGCCGGCAAGTCGTGGGTCGAGATCAGCACCGTGCTCGGCGTCAGCAAGCAGGCGGCTCACAAGCGCTTCGCCGACTCCTGGGCGGCCTCACCGGACTTCAGCCGCTTCACCAACCGGTGCCGGGCCGTCCTCGAAGCAGCCGGCGTGGCCGCGCACGGACTCAACCACTCGTTCATCGGCACCGAGCACCTGCTGCTCGGGATGTACTCCGAGCCGGCGTCGATCGCGACCAAGGTCCTGCTCGCGCACGACATCACCGAGGAGAAGGTCGCCGCGGCGATCGAACCGCTCAGCCCCGCGCGCGAGCCCGAAGCGGCCGACCAGACCGACACCGCATTGAACGAGGGACCGCCCTTCACCCGCCGCGCCGCCCACGTCCTCCAGGACGCGGTCAGCGAAGCCCTTGCCCTGGGCCACAACTATGTCGGAACCGAGCACCTGCTGCTGGCCTTCTACCGCGGCCAGGCAGCGATCGCCACCAAGGTGCTGGAACAACTCGGACTGGACGAGGCGACGGCCTGGTCGGACATCCGGGCGCAGCTCAAGGAACTCGGCAAGTAG
- a CDS encoding serine/threonine protein kinase, producing MIVEVPGYRLAEPLGAGATGVVYAANRLSDGRSVAVKVVHPELVDPQYRDRLRREARLAAAVEHPGLVRVHAVGGEGDQAWLVMDRLSGPDLQRLLDEGGPLPVDRAVAMLAEVAAAVDAMHAAGVIHRDLKPANIILDGDRPTVADFGVARQLASLESSTGMDLSGGAAWLRSGTPSGPSLGAMAGTVAYMAPEQWRGDPVSAATDVYALGGTLFSLLTGRRPFDRRTLPELAYAVAMLPPPAPSEYGVPAAFDQVVRTAMAKEPADRYPTAGAFAQALRAAAAGDVAPVVVKQRGWTRRRIGKWVAIAAPVLVIGGVTATILAQGNQQPTQLTVCAQDATVRDAPRSRTVIATVHHGDRLTPISPRDGAAWVHVRLPDGRSGWSLTDYVRHQC from the coding sequence GTGATCGTCGAAGTACCTGGCTACCGCCTGGCGGAGCCACTGGGTGCGGGCGCGACAGGGGTGGTGTACGCGGCGAACCGGCTGTCCGACGGGCGGTCCGTCGCGGTCAAAGTGGTGCATCCCGAGCTGGTCGACCCGCAGTACCGTGACCGGCTGCGCCGGGAGGCTCGGCTGGCCGCGGCCGTCGAGCACCCAGGGCTGGTCCGGGTGCATGCGGTGGGCGGCGAAGGCGACCAGGCCTGGCTGGTGATGGACCGGTTGAGTGGACCCGACCTGCAGCGATTGCTGGACGAAGGCGGCCCACTGCCGGTCGATCGGGCCGTCGCGATGCTCGCCGAGGTCGCTGCCGCGGTCGACGCGATGCACGCGGCGGGGGTGATCCACCGGGATCTGAAGCCGGCCAACATCATCCTCGACGGCGATCGCCCGACGGTCGCGGACTTCGGTGTCGCCCGGCAGTTGGCGAGCCTCGAATCGAGTACCGGGATGGATCTCAGTGGCGGAGCGGCCTGGCTTCGCAGCGGTACGCCGTCCGGCCCGTCGCTCGGCGCGATGGCGGGCACGGTCGCGTACATGGCCCCGGAGCAGTGGCGCGGAGATCCGGTGTCGGCGGCAACTGATGTGTACGCGCTAGGCGGCACCTTGTTCAGTTTGCTGACCGGGCGGCGGCCGTTCGACCGCCGAACCCTGCCCGAACTCGCGTACGCCGTCGCGATGCTCCCACCGCCGGCGCCGAGCGAGTACGGCGTACCGGCTGCTTTTGATCAAGTCGTCCGTACGGCGATGGCCAAGGAGCCGGCGGATCGCTATCCGACTGCCGGCGCTTTCGCTCAGGCGCTCCGCGCCGCGGCGGCCGGCGACGTCGCGCCCGTCGTGGTGAAGCAGCGCGGGTGGACGCGGCGCCGGATCGGGAAGTGGGTCGCGATCGCGGCACCGGTGCTGGTGATCGGGGGAGTGACGGCGACGATCCTTGCCCAAGGCAATCAGCAGCCGACGCAGCTGACGGTGTGTGCGCAGGACGCGACCGTGCGGGACGCGCCGCGCAGCCGGACGGTGATCGCGACGGTTCACCACGGCGACCGGCTGACGCCGATCTCGCCGCGCGACGGCGCCGCATGGGTGCACGTCCGGCTCCCCGACGGCCGCAGCGGCTGGTCGCTCACCGACTACGTCCGGCATCAGTGCTGA
- the mug gene encoding G/U mismatch-specific DNA glycosylase: protein MQELPDLIAPELRVLFCGINPGLVSAATGHHFARPGNRFWPALHLAGFTPRIFRPDEQAELLDLGLGITNVVDRPSAKADELSKAEFRAGGEKLVEKVLEYEPHWLAVVGVTAYRDAFGERKAAMGRQVRTIGRTQVWILPNPSGLNAHYTLPKLAAAYAELHAAAY, encoded by the coding sequence ATGCAGGAGCTCCCGGATCTGATCGCGCCGGAGTTGCGGGTCCTCTTCTGCGGGATCAACCCGGGTCTGGTGTCAGCGGCGACCGGGCATCACTTCGCGCGCCCCGGGAACCGGTTCTGGCCGGCGTTGCATCTGGCAGGCTTCACGCCCCGCATCTTCCGCCCGGACGAGCAGGCCGAACTGCTCGATCTCGGGCTCGGCATCACCAACGTCGTCGATCGGCCGTCGGCGAAGGCGGACGAGCTGAGCAAGGCCGAATTCAGGGCGGGCGGCGAGAAGCTGGTGGAGAAGGTGCTCGAGTACGAGCCGCACTGGCTCGCGGTGGTCGGCGTCACGGCGTACCGGGATGCGTTCGGGGAGCGCAAGGCCGCGATGGGCCGGCAGGTTCGGACGATCGGCAGGACCCAGGTCTGGATCCTGCCGAACCCGAGTGGGCTGAACGCCCATTACACGCTTCCGAAGCTGGCGGCCGCCTACGCGGAACTGCATGCCGCTGCCTACTGA
- a CDS encoding alpha/beta hydrolase — protein MTVLEPAAQAFADATAEPPFLFQLDPADGRKAVDEVQTTDYPKLPVDEEWVTAPDGTKARIVRPAGVTGVLPVILYIHGAGWVFGNAHTHDRLVRELAVGSGAAVVFPEYDLSPEVRYPHALEQSYSVARWIVASGKEYGLDAERLAVVGDSVGGNMAAAVTLLAKERGDVAIRQQVLFYPVTDASFDTASYHEFAEGYFLQREGMQWFWDQYTTDEAERNQITASPLRATLDQLAGLPDALVITAEADVLRDEGEAYAAKLRAAGVEVTAVRIGGVIHDFVMVDALRGTHGAETAINLAISTLKKALQ, from the coding sequence ATGACCGTCCTCGAGCCCGCCGCCCAAGCTTTCGCCGACGCCACCGCCGAGCCGCCGTTCCTGTTCCAGCTGGACCCGGCCGACGGCCGCAAGGCGGTCGACGAGGTGCAGACGACCGACTACCCGAAGCTTCCCGTCGACGAGGAGTGGGTCACCGCTCCCGACGGGACCAAGGCGCGCATCGTCCGGCCGGCCGGAGTCACCGGAGTGCTGCCGGTGATCCTCTACATCCACGGCGCCGGCTGGGTCTTCGGCAACGCGCACACCCACGACCGGCTGGTCCGCGAACTGGCGGTCGGCTCGGGCGCGGCGGTCGTCTTCCCGGAGTACGACCTGTCTCCTGAGGTCCGCTACCCGCACGCGCTGGAGCAGAGCTACTCGGTCGCCCGCTGGATCGTTGCTTCGGGCAAGGAGTATGGCCTGGACGCCGAGCGGCTGGCCGTCGTCGGCGACTCGGTCGGCGGCAACATGGCCGCCGCGGTGACGCTGCTCGCCAAGGAGCGCGGTGACGTGGCCATCCGTCAGCAGGTGCTCTTCTACCCGGTCACCGACGCGTCGTTCGACACCGCGTCGTACCACGAGTTCGCGGAGGGGTACTTCCTGCAGCGCGAGGGCATGCAGTGGTTCTGGGACCAGTACACGACCGACGAGGCCGAGCGGAACCAGATCACCGCGTCGCCGCTGCGCGCGACGCTCGACCAGTTGGCCGGACTGCCCGACGCGCTGGTGATCACCGCCGAAGCCGACGTACTGCGTGACGAGGGCGAGGCGTACGCCGCCAAGCTGCGCGCCGCGGGCGTCGAGGTCACCGCGGTACGGATCGGCGGGGTGATCCACGACTTCGTGATGGTCGACGCGCTCCGCGGTACGCACGGCGCCGAGACCGCGATCAACCTCGCGATCAGCACGCTGAAGAAGGCGCTTCAGTAG
- a CDS encoding TetR/AcrR family transcriptional regulator, whose amino-acid sequence MTVDTATAQRQVLEAADALFYERGVQAVGMDAIRTASGVSLKRLYQLFSSKDELIEAYLKHRDELWNTMLAEHVDAAGEPRERILAAFDFLNDWFQQPDYRGCAFINSFGELGTVSPRVAELANEHKADFQRRLTELAEAADAPDPARLAEYLILLSEGAITRSAISRSAEPAQRAREAAGLLLDALLPA is encoded by the coding sequence ATGACGGTCGACACAGCCACCGCCCAGCGGCAGGTGCTGGAAGCGGCGGACGCGTTGTTCTACGAGCGCGGGGTGCAGGCCGTGGGGATGGACGCGATCCGGACGGCCTCGGGTGTCTCGTTGAAGCGGCTGTACCAGCTGTTCAGCTCCAAGGACGAGCTGATCGAGGCATATCTGAAGCACCGCGACGAGCTGTGGAACACGATGCTCGCCGAGCACGTCGACGCCGCCGGCGAGCCGAGGGAGCGCATCCTGGCGGCCTTCGATTTCCTGAACGACTGGTTCCAGCAGCCGGACTACCGCGGCTGCGCGTTCATCAACTCGTTCGGTGAACTCGGCACGGTGTCACCCCGGGTGGCCGAGCTGGCGAACGAGCACAAGGCCGACTTCCAGCGCCGCCTGACCGAGCTCGCCGAGGCGGCCGACGCACCCGATCCGGCCCGGCTGGCGGAGTACCTGATCCTGCTCAGCGAAGGAGCCATCACCCGGTCTGCGATCTCCCGCTCCGCCGAGCCCGCCCAACGAGCCCGCGAAGCCGCCGGCCTCCTCCTGGACGCGTTGCTCCCCGCCTGA
- the ligD gene encoding non-homologous end-joining DNA ligase, with product MAKEPDETRDGVPLTNLDQPLFDGADATKRDLVDYLDAVHEVLLPGLRDRPLSVIRVRPGQKPFMQKNVPKYTPEWVRTVPMWAEASKREVTYALCDDRRTLLWFANQRAVEYHPTLVRADRWDRVTHLVLDLDPPEGETFSAAVQAAFLVREALTELGLTGAVKTSGAKGVHVYVPIDDQASIEDAAAATRAIAARAERIDPELATTAYVREERGGKVFVDSTRAGGATVVAAYSPRVRPGATVSFPVGWDNLDQVSPSDFTIRTTPGLLAATPAWAEQLPAPQTLPADLIAEGHEIPVARVVAMHEGKRRAKARREAEESS from the coding sequence ATGGCGAAGGAGCCGGACGAGACGCGTGACGGGGTACCGCTGACCAACCTCGACCAGCCGTTGTTCGACGGCGCGGACGCGACCAAGCGCGACCTGGTCGACTATCTGGACGCGGTGCACGAGGTATTACTGCCTGGACTGCGGGACCGGCCGCTGTCGGTGATCAGGGTCCGGCCGGGGCAGAAACCGTTCATGCAGAAGAACGTCCCGAAGTACACGCCCGAGTGGGTGCGGACCGTGCCGATGTGGGCCGAGGCGTCCAAGCGCGAGGTGACCTACGCACTGTGCGACGACCGCCGGACGCTGCTGTGGTTCGCGAACCAGCGGGCGGTGGAGTATCACCCGACCCTCGTCCGCGCCGATCGGTGGGACCGGGTCACGCACCTGGTGCTGGACCTCGATCCGCCCGAGGGGGAGACATTCTCGGCGGCGGTCCAGGCGGCGTTCCTGGTCCGCGAGGCGCTGACCGAGCTCGGGCTGACCGGCGCGGTGAAGACCAGTGGAGCCAAGGGCGTCCATGTCTACGTGCCGATCGACGACCAGGCCTCGATCGAAGACGCTGCCGCCGCGACTCGGGCGATCGCTGCCCGGGCCGAGCGGATCGACCCCGAACTTGCGACGACGGCGTACGTGCGGGAGGAGCGCGGCGGCAAAGTGTTCGTCGACTCGACGCGGGCCGGTGGAGCGACGGTCGTCGCGGCGTACAGTCCCCGTGTCCGCCCGGGCGCCACGGTGTCCTTCCCGGTCGGCTGGGACAACCTCGACCAGGTCAGCCCGTCCGACTTCACTATCCGTACGACGCCTGGCCTGCTCGCTGCGACACCGGCGTGGGCTGAGCAACTTCCGGCACCGCAGACCCTCCCCGCCGACCTGATCGCCGAAGGCCACGAGATCCCGGTCGCCCGGGTCGTAGCGATGCACGAAGGCAAACGCCGCGCCAAAGCCCGCCGCGAAGCAGAAGAGTCCAGCTGA
- the dusB gene encoding tRNA dihydrouridine synthase DusB — MSLQLGALTIDTPVVLAPMAGITNAAYRQLCAEQGAGLYVCEMITSRGIVEGDQKSLDMLTFADSETVRSVQLYGVDPVYVGRAVELLCSEYGVAHVDLNFGCPVPKVTRKGGGAALPWKRNLLSAILQAAVKAATPYGIPVTMKTRIGIDSAHQTYLDAGTIAEESGAAAIGLHGRTAAQAYSGQADWTKIAELVEHVNIPVLGNGDIWEASDALRMVAETGCAGVIVGRGCLGRPWLFRDLAVAFAGGEALNLPTLGEVATVMRRHGQLLADLMGEQRGLRDFRKHVPWYLKGFPAGGELRAALGMVDSLAKLDELLSQLDPSAPFPVQELGAPRGRQGSPRDHVVLPHGWLDDTDGLSTDMADAEIGVSGG; from the coding sequence ATGTCTCTGCAACTAGGTGCTCTCACGATCGACACCCCGGTGGTGCTCGCCCCGATGGCGGGGATCACCAACGCGGCGTACCGGCAGTTGTGTGCCGAGCAGGGCGCCGGGCTGTACGTCTGCGAGATGATCACGTCGCGCGGCATCGTCGAGGGTGATCAGAAGTCGCTGGACATGCTCACCTTCGCCGACTCCGAGACCGTCCGCTCGGTGCAGCTGTACGGCGTGGACCCGGTCTATGTCGGGCGCGCGGTCGAGCTGCTGTGTTCGGAGTACGGCGTGGCGCACGTCGACCTGAACTTCGGGTGTCCGGTGCCGAAGGTGACGCGGAAGGGCGGCGGCGCGGCCCTTCCCTGGAAGCGGAACCTGCTCAGCGCGATCCTGCAGGCTGCGGTGAAGGCCGCCACGCCGTACGGGATTCCCGTCACGATGAAGACGCGGATCGGGATCGACAGCGCGCACCAGACCTACCTCGACGCGGGCACAATCGCCGAGGAGTCCGGCGCGGCCGCGATCGGACTGCACGGGCGCACCGCGGCCCAGGCGTACTCCGGCCAGGCCGACTGGACGAAGATCGCCGAACTGGTCGAGCACGTGAACATCCCGGTGCTCGGCAACGGCGACATCTGGGAAGCGTCGGACGCGCTCCGGATGGTTGCCGAGACCGGGTGTGCGGGCGTGATCGTCGGACGCGGCTGTCTCGGGCGGCCGTGGTTGTTCCGGGATCTGGCTGTGGCGTTCGCGGGTGGTGAGGCGCTGAATCTGCCGACGCTGGGTGAGGTCGCGACCGTGATGCGGCGGCACGGGCAGCTGCTGGCCGATCTGATGGGAGAGCAGCGCGGTCTGCGCGACTTCCGCAAGCACGTGCCGTGGTATCTCAAGGGTTTCCCGGCCGGTGGTGAGTTGCGCGCGGCCCTCGGAATGGTCGACTCGCTCGCCAAGCTGGACGAGTTGCTGTCCCAGCTGGACCCGTCGGCTCCCTTCCCGGTCCAGGAACTCGGCGCACCTCGCGGCCGCCAGGGCAGCCCGCGCGACCACGTCGTCCTGCCCCACGGCTGGCTCGACGACACCGACGGCCTGAGCACGGACATGGCTGACGCCGAGATCGGCGTCTCCGGCGGCTGA
- a CDS encoding glycine--tRNA ligase — MPVDTVDAVVSLSKRRGFVYPCGEIYGGTKSAWDYGPLGVELKNNVRTQWWRSMVTSRDDIVGLDSSVILPTKVWEASGHLEEFVDPLTECQSCHKRFRDDHLREEFARRKNKDADEVKLAEIACPNCGNKGTFTEPRMFNGLLKTYLGPVESEEGLHYLRPETAQGIFINFANVMGTARKKPPFGIAQVGKSFRNEITPGNFIFRTREFEQMEMEFFVAPGSDEEWHEYWLKTRWDWYLDLGLNPDNMRFYEHPKEKLSHYSKRTVDIEYKFHFGGKEFDELEGIANRTDFDLSTHSKHSGVDLSYFDQEKGERWTPYVIEPAAGLTRNVLAFLLDAYTEDEAPNAKGGVDKRTVLRFDPRLAPVKAAVLPLSRNADLSPKAKDLAAELRKSWNVDFDDAGAIGRRYRRQDEIGTPYCITVDFDTLDDQAVTIRERDSMKQERVALTEVTGYLAQRLVGC; from the coding sequence GTGCCCGTGGATACCGTCGATGCCGTCGTCAGCCTGAGTAAGCGGAGAGGCTTCGTTTATCCGTGCGGCGAGATCTACGGCGGCACGAAATCGGCGTGGGACTACGGACCGCTCGGCGTGGAGCTGAAGAACAACGTCCGCACCCAGTGGTGGCGCTCGATGGTGACGAGCCGTGACGACATCGTCGGGCTGGACTCGTCGGTGATCCTGCCGACCAAGGTCTGGGAGGCCTCCGGGCACCTGGAGGAGTTCGTCGACCCGCTGACCGAGTGCCAGTCGTGCCACAAGCGGTTCCGCGACGACCACCTGCGCGAGGAGTTCGCCCGCCGGAAGAACAAGGACGCCGACGAGGTCAAGCTCGCCGAGATCGCCTGCCCGAACTGCGGCAACAAAGGCACCTTCACCGAGCCGCGGATGTTCAACGGCCTGCTGAAGACCTACCTCGGCCCGGTCGAGAGCGAGGAAGGCCTGCACTACCTGCGGCCCGAGACCGCGCAGGGCATCTTCATCAACTTCGCGAACGTGATGGGTACCGCCCGGAAGAAGCCGCCGTTCGGCATCGCCCAGGTCGGCAAGAGCTTCCGCAACGAGATCACCCCGGGCAACTTCATCTTCCGGACCCGCGAGTTCGAGCAGATGGAGATGGAGTTCTTCGTCGCGCCGGGGTCGGACGAGGAGTGGCACGAGTACTGGCTGAAGACCCGCTGGGACTGGTATCTCGACCTCGGGCTCAACCCGGACAACATGCGCTTCTACGAGCACCCGAAGGAAAAGCTCAGCCACTACTCCAAGCGCACCGTCGACATCGAGTACAAGTTCCACTTCGGCGGCAAGGAGTTCGACGAGCTCGAGGGCATCGCGAACCGGACCGACTTCGACCTGTCGACCCACTCCAAGCACTCCGGCGTCGACCTGTCCTACTTCGACCAGGAGAAGGGCGAGCGCTGGACGCCGTACGTGATCGAGCCGGCGGCCGGCCTGACCCGCAACGTGCTGGCTTTCCTGCTCGACGCCTACACCGAGGACGAAGCCCCGAACGCCAAGGGCGGCGTGGACAAGCGGACCGTACTGCGCTTCGACCCGCGACTCGCCCCGGTCAAGGCAGCCGTGCTGCCGCTGTCGCGCAACGCCGACCTGTCCCCGAAGGCGAAGGACCTCGCGGCCGAACTGCGCAAGAGCTGGAACGTCGACTTCGACGACGCCGGCGCGATCGGCCGCCGCTACCGCCGCCAGGACGAGATCGGTACGCCGTACTGCATCACCGTCGACTTCGACACCCTCGACGACCAGGCCGTGACCATTCGTGAGCGTGACTCGATGAAGCAGGAGCGGGTGGCGCTGACCGAGGTGACCGGTTACCTGGCCCAGCGGCTGGTGGGCTGCTGA
- a CDS encoding antibiotic biosynthesis monooxygenase family protein, which translates to MFVVIRFRVEESAQAEFVGRLETAVEVLSRQQGFVAARTGRNADDPELLALSMEWVNIGSYRRALSPYEVKLAAVPLLSQAIDEPTAYDDLDEFAPHR; encoded by the coding sequence GTGTTCGTGGTGATCAGGTTCCGGGTCGAGGAGTCGGCGCAGGCGGAGTTCGTGGGCCGGCTGGAGACCGCTGTCGAGGTGCTGTCGCGGCAGCAGGGTTTCGTGGCCGCCCGGACCGGCCGGAACGCGGACGATCCCGAGTTGCTCGCCCTGAGCATGGAGTGGGTGAACATCGGCAGCTACCGGCGCGCGCTCTCGCCGTACGAGGTGAAGCTGGCCGCGGTACCGCTGCTCTCGCAGGCAATCGACGAGCCCACGGCGTACGACGATCTGGACGAGTTCGCGCCGCACCGCTGA